TTTAGCACAAACTACTATCGAAGCTTTAAACTTTGTAAATCTGAAATATATGCAATATTTACCTCGATTACTTTCTCCTTCTTCTTCTGCTCGTTTTTTTTACTCGGCGCTCCAGTGGGAGCCTTTTTCGGCGGCATGGTTACCGTTAACTAGGATCTGTCCTCAAACTAAAATACGAACTTGTGTACTAAGCacagataatttaaattatgtttcacctaatgtgtaataaaatatcatacaCTATAAGCTACAATCGTTTCTAGAACTCAGGATCACATTGAGAAAAAGAAACTATAATTTCTCAAGTTGACGACACGACGGAGCGGAGACAGCATGACAGCTGTTTTACTAAATGACAATAGCAACCGACTGACATTGTAATAAATCCGTTTAGAAACCGTGAACTCTTCTACTCTATGATTGACTTATTTCGATGATTCGATTATATGTTAAATCTCGGGTCCAATCGAAATGTTTTACTCCACTTTCCTCCACCTATCATTCAGCACATCACTAAAATGTCAATATGTGTCAACGTCATTCGTAAAGTCAAACTACACGACGGTCGCGGTTTTACCTACTTGTACAGAATAAAAATCTTCAGTCAGGGATTTTTTTCAGTGAAcattagtttattttgttagaattaataattactgCTATACGTGTGAAacacaaaatgtttttataaatgctTTAGGTCATGGGGAAAGTGTCActtaaaaaacgaaaataactttcaataaataaacattgttattgataaaaaaaagaaatggaaaTTGTGGACATTGAAGAATGTCGCCCTGAGCCCATCGTGGTTAGAAAGAAAAGTTTATGGgctaaaattaacaataggACGACTTACAGTTATTTATTCAACATAGTGATTTCCGTTTTAATGCTAACGTGTTTGGTTCTGGTGTTGTATTTCTTCAAGgaatatttgaaaaagattttaaCTTGGGTGAATAGCCAGGACGCCTGGGTAGTACTCCTGTTGTGTTTGGGGTTGTTTTTGATTGTTAGTTTTCCGATAGCGATTGGATATTTAGTGTTGATAATAACGAGTGGATATTTATTTGGTATCCTGAAAGGTTTGGGGACTGTGATAGTGAGTGCGAACTTTGGTGTAGCGGTGGCACATTACACGCTGAGGGCTATGCGTAGCTACCTACCGCTGGAGCGGTTCCTGGACAACGAGACAGCTCGGGCGCTGCTTAAAGTGATCTCAGGCCCTCAGGCTTTCAAAATCGTATTTTTTGCAAGACTGACGCCAATACCCTTTGGATTGCAGAACACAATATTTGCAGTAAgtcaaactttttaaaaacaattcttatttaatttatttgttaagtaaaataaatatatcattgatttgtattttattttatgacaaaacaataattacataagcttcataatttataatataaagttcCTTTCACACTGTGAATTTTTGTGTGTGAAAGTGGTAAAACACTATGACTGACACATATATTATGGTCATTGACCCCACACTATGCCCTAGACAGGATCTTATTGGGACAGCAGTGACTCCCATGGTTTCCAGTAATAAAAGTAAGCCTGTGTTACTTCTGAAAATATACAATGGGGGTCAAAGGTCATCAAAGttgtaaaaagattttgagatttttcattctttatataaaaaaaaaatcttattaaaaataatttaacagttgtatggatgtaaataaaataagtctcATTCATTTAACcctcaaacaaaaaattaattcaccCCACCCTCTCTATggacatttaaaaatgtacagtGTATTACGAGCTTAACAATAATTGTAGGTGCTATAAAATGTGAAAGGTCAGGGCTAGATTACCACCACCATGTTTAATACCTGCCACTTAGATAATCGTCAAGGACAACTCGCACTTAACCGTGACAGCTTTCTTTTAAAGGgtatgtacggtcgcgttcataattgcagtcatagttcgcaaaactttatagcttgcaccgctgctatcactcacacattcacacaaataacacaataaacaacaagcggtaaAGCGTTGGGTAACACGCCAttaagaagagggtagtgtaaaaagtcgaccgcgcagcggccgtcatccgctaatcaacacagcgacacgccacatagcggagatccatggtggaacagtacgaaaataatggcttcataccgaccagaatatttgcggaacagttcgacacatcagtggttactgttcgtcgagtttgcaccgtgagggactacaccacagacagccagcaagaaagccgtatttatccg
The window above is part of the Amyelois transitella isolate CPQ chromosome 11, ilAmyTran1.1, whole genome shotgun sequence genome. Proteins encoded here:
- the LOC106133415 gene encoding transmembrane protein 64 → MEIVDIEECRPEPIVVRKKSLWAKINNRTTYSYLFNIVISVLMLTCLVLVLYFFKEYLKKILTWVNSQDAWVVLLLCLGLFLIVSFPIAIGYLVLIITSGYLFGILKGLGTVIVSANFGVAVAHYTLRAMRSYLPLERFLDNETARALLKVISGPQAFKIVFFARLTPIPFGLQNTIFAVSDVQGCGYHIATLIGLLPAQVINVYLGSTLRSIHEVLDNSHVTGYIVFAFQILIGITLMVWVVQKARKELTFAIMAAELGREAISSSSSSTSS